In Streptomyces sp. NBC_01707, a genomic segment contains:
- a CDS encoding sialidase family protein: protein MTDVLLTVGTRKGLFIGRRRGGAWEFGAPHFNAQAIYSIAIDTRGPVPRLLVGGDSAHWGPSVFHSDDLGATWVEPQQPAVKFPPFTGASLERVWQLHPAGAEAPDVVYAGTEPAALFRSEDRGESFELVRPLWEHPTRSKWVPGGGGEGLHTILTDPRDARDVTVAVSTAGVFRTKDGGASWAPSNKGVSAVFLPDPNPEFGQCVHKVARDAVDPDRLYLQNHWGVFRSDDSGDSWTDIGVGLPSDFGFATAAHPHRAQTAYIFPINADADRVPAEHRCRVFRTTDAGNSWEPLSAGLPEETHYGTVLRDALCTDDADPAGVYFGNRNGEVYASRDDGDSWEQLASHLPDVLCVRAAAIGG from the coding sequence ATGACCGACGTACTGCTCACTGTGGGAACCCGTAAAGGACTCTTCATCGGCCGAAGGCGTGGTGGCGCCTGGGAGTTCGGCGCTCCGCACTTCAATGCGCAGGCGATCTACTCGATCGCCATCGACACCCGCGGTCCGGTGCCCCGGCTGCTGGTCGGCGGGGACAGCGCGCACTGGGGGCCGTCGGTGTTCCACTCCGACGACCTTGGCGCGACATGGGTCGAGCCACAGCAACCTGCGGTGAAATTTCCACCGTTCACCGGCGCCTCGCTGGAGCGGGTCTGGCAGCTGCACCCGGCGGGCGCCGAGGCGCCCGACGTCGTGTACGCGGGGACCGAGCCGGCCGCGCTCTTCCGCTCGGAGGACCGCGGGGAGTCCTTCGAGCTGGTGCGCCCGCTGTGGGAGCATCCGACGCGTTCGAAATGGGTGCCGGGCGGGGGCGGCGAGGGGCTCCACACGATCCTGACCGATCCGAGGGATGCGCGGGACGTGACGGTGGCGGTCTCGACGGCCGGGGTGTTCCGCACCAAGGACGGCGGTGCGAGCTGGGCACCGTCGAACAAGGGGGTGTCGGCGGTCTTCCTGCCGGATCCGAACCCGGAGTTCGGCCAGTGCGTCCACAAGGTCGCCCGGGACGCGGTCGATCCGGACCGGCTCTATCTGCAGAATCACTGGGGTGTGTTCCGCAGCGACGACTCCGGGGACAGCTGGACGGACATCGGCGTGGGGCTGCCGTCCGACTTCGGCTTCGCCACTGCGGCCCACCCGCACCGGGCGCAGACGGCGTACATCTTCCCGATCAATGCCGACGCCGACCGTGTCCCGGCCGAACACCGCTGCCGGGTGTTCCGCACGACCGACGCCGGCAACAGCTGGGAGCCGCTGTCCGCCGGACTGCCCGAGGAGACGCACTACGGCACGGTGCTGCGTGACGCGCTCTGCACGGACGACGCCGACCCGGCCGGGGTCTACTTCGGCAACCGCAACGGCGAGGTGTACGCGAGCAGGGACGACGGGGACAGCTGGGAGCAGCTCGCCTCGCATCTGCCGGACGTTCTCTGCGTTCGGGCGGCCGCCATCGGCGGTTGA
- a CDS encoding lactonase family protein: MNSNGAGRAFIGSFTSAGGRGVTVAAVDRETGELTVLGATDAVPDPSYLVLGPGSGSTALYAVSETETGAAAALDITGAVPQPLGEMRPVEGDGPTHLAIAGGHLITANYGSGSVTALPVRADGSLGAAASVLQHEGSGPRTDRQHAPHAHQVQPDPSGNWVLSVDLGTDSIRICALDPSSGTLRLHGETALRPGTGPRHLAFHPAGAHAYVLNELEPTVTVCRWDPATGVLEPLAETAVVPEDVVADPEAVVYPSGVVVSRDGRFLWAANRGHDSIAVLALDESGEKASLVTNVDCGGHWPRDLALDPTGQWLYAANERAGNVSWFAVDATTGIPRHRGSLRAPAASCVVFG; this comes from the coding sequence GTGAACAGCAACGGTGCCGGGCGGGCATTCATCGGGTCGTTCACGTCGGCGGGCGGGCGGGGAGTCACCGTCGCCGCCGTCGACCGGGAGACCGGGGAGCTGACCGTCCTCGGTGCGACGGACGCCGTCCCCGATCCCTCGTATCTCGTCCTGGGTCCCGGGTCCGGCTCCACCGCCCTCTACGCGGTCAGTGAGACCGAGACCGGCGCGGCCGCCGCGCTCGACATCACCGGCGCCGTGCCACAGCCTCTGGGTGAGATGCGGCCCGTGGAGGGCGACGGCCCCACCCATCTGGCGATCGCCGGCGGCCATCTGATCACCGCCAACTACGGCTCCGGCAGCGTCACCGCCCTCCCGGTGCGCGCGGACGGATCGCTGGGCGCCGCCGCTTCCGTGCTCCAGCACGAGGGCAGCGGTCCGCGCACCGACCGCCAGCACGCCCCGCACGCCCACCAGGTGCAGCCCGACCCGTCGGGGAACTGGGTGCTGAGTGTGGATCTCGGGACCGACTCCATACGGATCTGCGCGCTCGACCCGAGCAGCGGGACGCTGCGGCTGCACGGCGAGACCGCGCTGCGGCCGGGCACCGGGCCGCGGCATCTGGCCTTCCACCCGGCGGGCGCGCACGCCTACGTCCTGAACGAGCTCGAACCGACCGTCACCGTCTGCCGGTGGGACCCGGCCACCGGTGTCCTCGAACCGCTCGCCGAGACGGCCGTCGTGCCCGAGGACGTGGTCGCCGACCCCGAGGCCGTCGTCTATCCGTCCGGGGTGGTCGTCTCGCGCGACGGACGGTTCCTCTGGGCCGCCAACCGGGGGCACGACAGCATCGCCGTCCTCGCTCTCGACGAATCGGGCGAGAAGGCGTCCCTGGTCACGAACGTGGACTGCGGTGGCCACTGGCCGCGCGACCTGGCCCTCGACCCCACCGGCCAGTGGCTCTACGCGGCCAATGAGCGGGCCGGGAACGTCAGCTGGTTCGCCGTGGACGCGACGACCGGCATCCCGCGCCACAGGGGCTCCCTGAGGGCTCCAGCCGCCTCCTGCGTCGTCTTCGGCTGA
- a CDS encoding APC family permease → MTDMLSQPVTSGAAPAAADPGGQDGPRALKRSIGVVGGTLLTLSCVTPASTLFVVVPDLFGDLGTATALTIAIGSLLCIAVAFCYSELGTLIPSAGGEYAMVTTLTGRLAGWLVFVLSLLVVMIVPPVIAMGTADYLAPLVHVPAEAAGAGVMVLATLAGLLDLRANAWITGVFLVLEVIAAGVVAVLGFAHTERGAGSLVHGVVASDDGVSRPVTAMLVVSGLAIALFITQGFSTAVYLSEELEDPRRNVSRTVLATLAISTAVILVPVVAITMGAPDLAALTSGDIGRMVTTWSNSAVGTFVSLCVALAIINAGIVMVIQNSRVLFASARDKAWPEPVNNALARLGRFGSPWVATLVVGVPGAALCFVNLDTLYGVTGVSVTGMYLLVAVAALAARRSSHKDLPAWRMPLWPAMPVALIAVLVYILSQQEAQYLLWTGGIMAAATLYWAFYLRPRKDTRWLVTLPEDALPENAHL, encoded by the coding sequence ATGACCGACATGCTCAGCCAGCCCGTCACCTCCGGCGCCGCACCGGCGGCAGCCGATCCCGGCGGCCAGGACGGCCCGCGCGCCCTCAAGCGTTCCATCGGCGTCGTCGGCGGCACGCTGCTCACCCTGTCCTGCGTGACTCCCGCCTCCACGCTCTTCGTCGTCGTGCCCGACCTGTTCGGCGACCTCGGGACCGCCACCGCGCTCACCATCGCGATCGGCTCGCTGCTCTGTATCGCCGTGGCGTTCTGCTACTCGGAGCTGGGCACGCTGATCCCCAGCGCGGGCGGCGAGTACGCCATGGTCACCACCCTGACCGGCCGGCTCGCCGGCTGGCTGGTGTTCGTGCTGTCGCTGCTGGTCGTGATGATCGTGCCGCCGGTGATCGCCATGGGCACGGCGGACTACCTCGCTCCGCTGGTCCATGTGCCGGCGGAGGCCGCCGGTGCCGGGGTGATGGTGCTCGCCACCCTGGCCGGACTGCTGGACCTACGTGCCAACGCCTGGATCACCGGCGTCTTCCTGGTGCTCGAAGTGATCGCGGCGGGCGTGGTGGCGGTGCTCGGCTTCGCCCACACCGAGCGCGGCGCCGGCAGCCTGGTGCACGGTGTGGTCGCGAGCGACGACGGGGTGTCCCGCCCGGTCACCGCGATGCTGGTGGTCTCGGGTCTGGCCATCGCGCTCTTCATCACCCAGGGTTTCTCCACCGCCGTCTACCTCTCCGAGGAGCTGGAGGACCCGCGGCGCAACGTCTCCCGTACAGTCCTCGCCACCCTCGCCATCTCGACCGCCGTCATCCTCGTCCCGGTGGTCGCGATCACCATGGGTGCTCCCGACCTCGCGGCCCTCACCTCGGGCGACATCGGCCGGATGGTCACCACGTGGAGCAACTCGGCGGTCGGTACCTTCGTCAGCCTGTGCGTCGCACTCGCGATCATCAACGCGGGCATCGTCATGGTCATCCAGAACTCCCGGGTGCTGTTCGCCTCGGCCCGTGACAAGGCGTGGCCCGAGCCGGTCAACAACGCCCTCGCCCGCCTCGGCCGCTTCGGTTCGCCGTGGGTCGCCACGCTGGTGGTGGGGGTCCCCGGCGCGGCGCTGTGTTTCGTCAACCTCGACACCCTGTACGGCGTGACCGGTGTCTCCGTGACGGGCATGTACCTGCTGGTCGCGGTCGCCGCGCTGGCAGCCCGCCGCTCCTCCCACAAGGACCTGCCCGCCTGGCGGATGCCCCTCTGGCCGGCGATGCCGGTGGCGCTGATCGCCGTACTCGTCTACATCCTCAGCCAGCAGGAGGCCCAGTACCTGCTGTGGACCGGCGGCATCATGGCGGCGGCCACCCTCTACTGGGCGTTCTACCTCCGCCCCCGCAAGGACACCCGCTGGCTGGTCACCCTCCCCGAGGACGCACTCCCCGAGAACGCCCACCTCTGA
- a CDS encoding FUSC family protein has product MLKRMLVAPDPGRLRLRNATRAVLGIGLAVTFSGLASHSLPAAVAGGLAALLALFTVTDARVRDQALTTSLLPLVGFPVLALATVLHDHPPARDLAFLAVVCAGVYARRWGPRGHALGIFAFMAFFMAQFLHAVPGQLPELYAAVALSLATSSTVRFGLWCYERRLPVPVVPALHGGSGLARTTTRQALQATAATAFALGAGQLLSVDRWYWAVGTVWWIFVNTASRGETLVRGFRRVLGTVVGIAVGLLVAVPLHGDTALTAVLVAVCVFGIFYTAAVSYSWMVFFVTVMAGLLYGLLGVLNPGLLVLRLTETGVGALGAALAVVLVLPVTLHATTDAWIRRALHCVHACTAEAAARLAGSPTADPAPRVTELEALLGRVRLSLAPLVHPLNPLRARRARARQVLVLLDLCAREVRGLAAVAADPDASHDVRLDAACRRVESAVLALAQPRPVRREPHAAPASAPHHHPGAEAALTHLHALEGALAELAAPLHTSPRSPLVPA; this is encoded by the coding sequence GTGCTGAAGCGGATGTTGGTGGCTCCGGACCCAGGGCGGCTGCGGCTTCGCAACGCGACCCGGGCCGTCCTCGGGATCGGCCTCGCCGTGACCTTCTCGGGCCTCGCCTCGCACTCCCTCCCCGCGGCCGTCGCCGGCGGCCTGGCCGCACTGCTCGCACTCTTCACGGTCACCGACGCCAGGGTCAGGGACCAGGCGCTCACCACCTCGCTGCTGCCCCTCGTCGGCTTTCCGGTGCTGGCGCTGGCGACGGTGTTGCACGACCATCCGCCGGCGCGCGATCTGGCGTTCCTCGCCGTCGTGTGCGCCGGGGTGTACGCGCGCCGCTGGGGGCCGCGCGGCCATGCCCTCGGGATCTTCGCGTTCATGGCGTTCTTCATGGCGCAGTTCCTGCACGCCGTACCGGGTCAGCTGCCAGAGCTGTACGCCGCCGTGGCGCTCTCCCTCGCCACTTCGTCGACCGTCCGTTTCGGTCTCTGGTGCTACGAACGGCGACTGCCGGTGCCCGTCGTACCCGCGCTTCACGGCGGCAGCGGTCTGGCCCGCACGACGACGCGTCAGGCGCTCCAGGCGACCGCTGCCACCGCCTTCGCGCTGGGTGCCGGACAGCTTCTCTCCGTGGACCGCTGGTACTGGGCCGTCGGCACCGTCTGGTGGATCTTCGTGAACACCGCCTCGCGGGGCGAGACGCTGGTCCGCGGCTTCCGCCGGGTCCTCGGCACGGTGGTCGGCATCGCCGTCGGGCTGCTGGTCGCCGTCCCGCTGCACGGGGACACGGCTCTCACCGCCGTCCTCGTCGCCGTCTGCGTCTTCGGGATCTTCTACACCGCCGCTGTCTCCTACAGCTGGATGGTCTTCTTCGTGACCGTGATGGCCGGACTGCTCTACGGGCTGCTCGGTGTACTGAACCCGGGACTCCTCGTCCTGCGGCTGACGGAGACCGGGGTGGGGGCTCTCGGGGCGGCGCTCGCCGTCGTCCTCGTGCTGCCTGTCACCCTCCATGCGACCACCGATGCCTGGATCCGGCGGGCGTTGCACTGCGTGCACGCGTGCACCGCCGAGGCCGCCGCGCGCCTCGCCGGATCCCCCACCGCCGACCCCGCCCCGCGCGTGACCGAACTGGAGGCGCTGCTCGGCCGGGTCCGTCTCTCGCTCGCCCCGCTCGTGCACCCCCTCAACCCGCTGCGGGCCCGCAGGGCGCGCGCCCGGCAGGTCCTCGTACTGCTCGACCTCTGCGCACGTGAGGTGCGCGGCCTCGCCGCGGTGGCCGCCGACCCGGACGCCTCGCACGACGTCCGGCTCGACGCGGCCTGCCGCAGGGTCGAGTCCGCGGTGCTGGCTCTGGCGCAGCCCCGCCCGGTCCGTCGGGAGCCGCATGCCGCTCCCGCGTCCGCGCCGCACCACCACCCCGGCGCGGAGGCCGCCCTCACGCATCTGCACGCCTTGGAGGGAGCCCTCGCGGAGCTGGCCGCACCCCTGCACACCTCGCCGCGGTCCCCGCTCGTCCCCGCCTGA
- a CDS encoding helix-turn-helix transcriptional regulator — protein MADDLFKALADRTRRTILDELTEKSGQTLFEICSRLSMKHQLGISRQAVSQHLAVLEAAGLVETRREGRYKFHDLNTAPLRQIAERWLVPDTSGPKESTP, from the coding sequence GTGGCCGACGACCTCTTCAAAGCCTTGGCCGACCGCACCCGCCGCACCATCCTCGACGAGCTCACGGAGAAGTCCGGACAAACACTGTTCGAGATCTGCTCGCGACTGAGCATGAAGCATCAGCTCGGCATCTCGCGTCAGGCGGTCTCCCAGCACCTCGCCGTACTGGAGGCCGCCGGGCTCGTCGAGACCAGGCGGGAGGGCCGATACAAGTTCCACGACCTGAACACGGCCCCTTTGCGGCAGATCGCCGAGCGATGGCTCGTGCCCGACACATCCGGACCGAAGGAGAGCACTCCATGA
- a CDS encoding VOC family protein has translation MKIHLTSVFVDDQAEALRFYTEILGFVKKHDVPVGEKDRWLTVVSPDEPGGTELLLEPAGHPAVQPYRDSLVKDGIPLAQFAVDDVKAEYERLRALGVRFTQEPLEMGPVTTAVFDDTCGNLIQIATLPQ, from the coding sequence ATGAAGATCCATCTGACCAGCGTCTTCGTCGACGACCAGGCCGAGGCCCTGCGCTTCTACACCGAGATCCTCGGCTTCGTGAAGAAGCACGACGTCCCGGTGGGCGAGAAGGACCGGTGGCTCACCGTCGTCTCGCCCGACGAGCCCGGTGGCACCGAACTCCTCCTCGAGCCCGCCGGCCACCCGGCCGTCCAGCCCTACCGCGACTCGCTCGTCAAGGACGGCATCCCGCTCGCCCAGTTCGCCGTGGACGACGTGAAGGCGGAGTACGAGCGCCTGCGCGCCCTCGGCGTCCGTTTCACCCAGGAGCCCCTGGAGATGGGCCCCGTCACCACCGCCGTCTTCGACGACACCTGCGGCAACCTGATCCAGATCGCGACACTGCCGCAGTAG
- a CDS encoding cupin — protein sequence MVTFEGLPGAVAVSHLRVYDWPTEDGLRGGTPHLHLTCSEGYVVVGGAGSVQTLTASGFRQTPLAVGSLVWFTPGTIHRLVNDDALRIVVLMQNSGLPEAGDAVLTLPPRYLTDTDTYRAAVALPADVAEPEQERAARARRDLAVEGFLALRRATEAGDPEPLAAFHRAAAALVKHRTDDWRGRWEQGAAAASRATGEQLDSLARGDGGHLARASVHAAQPSAYGKFGMCGRLDVYGG from the coding sequence GTGGTGACCTTCGAAGGACTGCCCGGCGCCGTGGCCGTCTCCCACCTCCGGGTCTACGACTGGCCCACCGAGGACGGACTGCGCGGTGGTACGCCCCACCTCCACCTCACCTGTTCCGAGGGGTATGTGGTGGTCGGCGGCGCCGGCTCCGTGCAGACCCTGACCGCGTCCGGCTTCCGGCAGACGCCGCTGGCCGTCGGGTCCCTGGTGTGGTTCACCCCGGGCACGATCCACCGCCTCGTCAACGACGACGCACTGCGCATCGTCGTCCTGATGCAGAACAGCGGACTGCCCGAAGCCGGCGACGCCGTTCTCACCCTGCCGCCCCGGTACCTGACGGACACGGACACCTACCGTGCGGCGGTCGCACTCCCGGCCGACGTCGCGGAGCCGGAACAGGAACGTGCCGCCCGCGCCCGCCGCGATCTCGCCGTCGAAGGCTTTCTCGCGCTGCGCCGCGCCACCGAGGCCGGCGACCCCGAGCCGCTCGCCGCCTTCCACCGGGCTGCTGCCGCGCTCGTGAAGCATCGGACCGACGACTGGCGGGGGCGCTGGGAGCAGGGCGCCGCCGCCGCGTCCCGGGCGACCGGCGAACAACTGGACTCCCTGGCGCGGGGGGACGGTGGCCATCTCGCCCGTGCCTCCGTGCACGCCGCACAGCCTTCGGCATACGGAAAGTTCGGGATGTGCGGCCGTCTCGACGTCTACGGCGGCTGA
- a CDS encoding uracil-DNA glycosylase, with protein MAARPLNELVEPGWADALSPVAGRVAAMGDFLRAEIAAGRTYLPAGANVLRAFQQPFDDVRVLIVGQDPYPTPGMAIGLSFAVAPEVRQLPGSLENIFRELHTDLGLPRPSNGDLTPWTRQGVLLLNRALTTAPRRPAAHRGKGWEEVTEQAIRALAARGKPLVSILWGRDARNLRPFLEDYPAIESSHPSPMSADRGFFGSRPFSRANDLLVRQGAQPVDWRLP; from the coding sequence GTGGCAGCACGACCGTTGAACGAACTTGTTGAGCCCGGGTGGGCGGATGCGCTGAGCCCTGTGGCCGGTCGTGTCGCCGCCATGGGCGACTTCCTCCGTGCGGAGATCGCGGCAGGCCGCACCTATCTGCCTGCCGGAGCCAACGTCCTGCGCGCCTTCCAGCAACCCTTCGACGATGTGCGGGTTCTGATCGTGGGTCAGGACCCTTACCCGACCCCAGGCATGGCCATCGGGCTCAGCTTTGCGGTCGCGCCCGAAGTGCGTCAGTTGCCGGGCAGCCTCGAGAACATCTTCCGGGAGCTGCACACGGATCTGGGACTGCCCCGGCCGTCCAACGGCGACCTGACCCCCTGGACCCGGCAGGGGGTGCTGCTGCTCAACAGGGCACTGACCACGGCCCCGCGGCGGCCCGCGGCGCATCGCGGCAAGGGCTGGGAGGAAGTGACCGAGCAGGCGATCCGCGCGTTGGCCGCGCGGGGCAAGCCTCTGGTGTCGATCCTGTGGGGGCGTGACGCCCGGAATCTGCGGCCCTTCCTTGAGGACTACCCGGCGATCGAGTCCTCGCACCCTTCCCCCATGTCCGCGGACCGCGGGTTCTTCGGTTCGCGGCCGTTCAGCCGGGCCAACGACCTTCTGGTCCGGCAGGGGGCCCAGCCGGTGGACTGGCGATTGCCGTAG
- a CDS encoding N-acetylglucosamine kinase — translation MTAAVGPYVLGVDSGGSGMRVALGVVGAEKPVATAVCAAPVRTGPAGIDAGHLLEQLLPATRELLAQAGEQERAAEGAAIGAVAIGAAGMATLGGQLRAELPAALESALGVRLLALAADAVTAYAGAVGQRPGAVVAGGTGMIALGTDLTSWRRADGWGHLLGDSGGGAWIGRAGLDAAMRAHDGRRGGSAALLARLEAVFGPAADLPGVLYPRTDRPALLASFAPEVAACAGDDPVAAGILRDAAGHIAEAAAAVCPQRGSDDEPCEVALTGGLFRMGAPLLVPLREELARQLPQARTVPGSGDPLTGSLHIAEALATGDLRLPLHPTMLCVPAYGPGQEGL, via the coding sequence ATGACCGCCGCCGTGGGGCCGTACGTCCTCGGGGTGGACTCGGGCGGTTCGGGGATGCGGGTGGCGCTCGGCGTGGTCGGGGCCGAGAAGCCGGTGGCCACCGCGGTCTGCGCCGCACCGGTGCGTACCGGACCGGCCGGGATCGATGCCGGACACCTGCTGGAACAACTGCTTCCCGCCACCCGGGAGCTGCTCGCCCAGGCCGGTGAGCAGGAGCGGGCCGCCGAGGGTGCCGCCATCGGCGCCGTGGCGATCGGCGCCGCCGGCATGGCGACGCTTGGGGGTCAGCTTCGCGCCGAGCTTCCGGCGGCCCTGGAGAGCGCGCTCGGGGTACGACTGCTGGCGCTGGCCGCCGATGCGGTGACCGCCTACGCCGGAGCGGTCGGGCAGCGGCCGGGGGCGGTCGTCGCCGGCGGCACGGGCATGATCGCGCTGGGCACGGATCTGACGAGCTGGCGCCGGGCCGACGGCTGGGGTCACCTGCTGGGCGACAGCGGTGGCGGCGCCTGGATCGGCCGGGCCGGACTCGATGCCGCCATGCGCGCACATGACGGGCGGCGCGGCGGATCGGCTGCGCTGCTGGCCCGGCTCGAAGCGGTCTTCGGTCCGGCGGCGGACCTGCCCGGCGTGCTCTATCCGCGTACCGACCGGCCCGCTCTGCTGGCTTCGTTCGCACCCGAGGTCGCCGCGTGCGCCGGGGACGATCCCGTCGCCGCCGGCATCCTGCGCGACGCCGCCGGACACATCGCGGAGGCGGCCGCGGCGGTGTGCCCGCAGCGCGGGTCGGACGACGAGCCGTGCGAAGTCGCCCTGACGGGTGGCTTGTTCCGGATGGGTGCCCCGCTCCTCGTACCGCTGCGCGAAGAGCTCGCCCGGCAACTGCCGCAGGCGCGGACGGTCCCCGGTTCGGGTGATCCGCTGACCGGTTCGCTACACATCGCCGAGGCGCTGGCCACCGGTGATCTGCGGCTGCCGCTGCACCCGACGATGCTGTGCGTACCCGCCTACGGGCCTGGACAGGAAGGGCTGTAA